Proteins found in one Pseudomonas marvdashtae genomic segment:
- a CDS encoding ABC transporter permease, with translation MNAYWQCFSGIVLREWLRFVLQRTRLLSALVRPLLWLLVFAAGFRAALGIAIIAPYDTYIPYEVYIVPGLACMILLFNGMQGSLSMVYDREMGSMRVLLTSPLPRAFLLASKLLATSLISLLQVYAFLAIAWLYGVQPPAIGLLTALPALLLVALMLSALGLLLSNAIRQLENFAGVMNFVIFPMFFLSSALYPLWKMLEASPWLYWLCAVNPFTHGVELVRFALYEQFNLLALAVCLGLTLVFALLAVWTFNPQHAALRKASQA, from the coding sequence ATGAACGCATATTGGCAGTGCTTCAGCGGCATCGTCCTGCGCGAATGGCTGCGCTTCGTGCTGCAACGCACGCGGTTGCTCAGCGCCCTGGTGCGACCCTTGCTGTGGCTGCTGGTGTTCGCCGCCGGCTTTCGCGCGGCGCTGGGCATCGCCATCATCGCGCCCTACGACACCTACATTCCCTACGAGGTGTATATCGTGCCAGGGTTGGCCTGCATGATCCTGTTGTTCAATGGGATGCAGGGTTCGCTGTCGATGGTCTACGACCGGGAAATGGGCAGCATGCGCGTATTGCTGACCAGCCCCCTGCCCCGGGCCTTCCTGCTGGCGAGTAAATTGCTGGCGACCTCGCTGATCTCGCTGTTGCAGGTCTACGCCTTCCTCGCCATCGCCTGGTTGTACGGCGTGCAGCCACCCGCCATCGGCCTGCTGACGGCACTGCCGGCCCTGCTGCTGGTGGCCTTGATGCTCAGCGCCCTGGGCTTGTTGCTATCGAATGCGATCCGCCAGTTGGAGAACTTTGCCGGGGTGATGAATTTCGTCATCTTCCCGATGTTCTTCCTGTCTTCGGCGCTGTACCCCTTGTGGAAAATGCTCGAGGCCAGCCCTTGGCTGTATTGGCTGTGCGCGGTCAACCCGTTCACCCATGGCGTGGAACTGGTGCGGTTTGCCTTGTATGAGCAATTCAACTTGCTGGCGCTGGCGGTGTGCCTGGGGTTGACGCTGGTGTTTGCGCTGCTGGCGGTGTGGACGTTCAATCCGCAGCATGCGGCGTTGCGCAAGGCCAGCCAGGCCTGA
- a CDS encoding response regulator — protein sequence MNILLVDDHAVVRQGYASLLRALMPELLVREAASGEEALSQVQEQVPNLVIMDFGLPGISGLETTRRLRQRLPQLRVLFFSMHDELPLVRQALDAGAAGYLTKNSAPPILVEAVRRVLAGHAYIEQALATQLACAGNRNDVDPRLQSMTQRELEIFVMLAKGTPARTIAEQLCISAKTVSNHLTLLKSKLQVSSHAELVHLGIDMGVVRIAG from the coding sequence ATGAACATTTTATTGGTGGACGACCATGCGGTGGTTCGGCAGGGCTATGCCAGCCTGTTGCGGGCACTGATGCCGGAACTGCTCGTCCGCGAAGCGGCTTCGGGAGAAGAGGCGCTGAGCCAGGTGCAAGAGCAGGTGCCAAACCTGGTGATCATGGATTTTGGCCTGCCGGGCATCAGCGGCCTGGAAACTACCCGGCGCCTGCGCCAACGCCTGCCGCAGCTGCGGGTCTTGTTCTTCAGCATGCACGACGAATTGCCCTTGGTCCGCCAGGCACTGGACGCCGGCGCCGCAGGTTACCTGACCAAGAATTCCGCGCCGCCAATCCTGGTGGAAGCGGTGAGACGCGTGCTGGCCGGCCATGCCTATATCGAGCAAGCCCTGGCCACCCAATTGGCCTGCGCGGGCAACCGCAACGATGTGGACCCGCGCCTGCAATCGATGACCCAGCGCGAATTGGAAATCTTTGTGATGCTCGCCAAGGGTACCCCGGCGCGCACCATCGCCGAACAGCTGTGCATCAGCGCCAAGACCGTGTCCAACCATCTGACACTGCTCAAGAGCAAGCTGCAGGTCAGCTCCCATGCCGAGTTGGTGCATTTGGGGATCGACATGGGCGTGGTGCGGATTGCCGGTTGA
- a CDS encoding response regulator transcription factor — protein MYKILIADDHPLFREAIHNVISDGFAGSEVMETADLDSALALTREHDDLDLILLDLNMPGMHGLNGLINLRNEAPTIPVVIVSAEQDKQIVLQAITYGAVGFITKSSPRSQMTDAIEQILNGNVYLPPDIIRSQKSPTGRRLNETPAFPPELLQALTRKQLLVLERMTKGESNKQIAYTLDIAETTVKAHVSAILRKLNVHNRVQAILSAGDIDFGAYLRR, from the coding sequence ATGTATAAAATCCTGATAGCCGACGATCACCCACTGTTTCGCGAAGCCATCCACAACGTGATCAGCGACGGTTTCGCCGGTAGCGAGGTGATGGAAACCGCCGACTTGGACAGTGCCCTGGCGCTGACCCGCGAACACGACGACCTGGACCTGATCTTGCTGGACCTGAACATGCCCGGCATGCACGGTCTCAACGGCCTGATCAACCTGCGCAACGAGGCGCCGACCATCCCGGTGGTGATCGTTTCCGCTGAGCAGGACAAGCAGATCGTCCTGCAAGCCATTACTTATGGCGCGGTGGGTTTCATCACTAAGTCGTCGCCGCGCTCGCAAATGACCGACGCCATCGAGCAGATCCTCAACGGCAACGTGTACCTGCCGCCCGACATCATCCGCTCGCAGAAGAGCCCGACGGGGCGGCGCCTGAACGAAACCCCGGCGTTCCCGCCCGAACTGCTCCAGGCCCTGACTCGCAAGCAATTGCTGGTGCTAGAACGCATGACCAAGGGCGAGTCGAACAAACAGATCGCCTACACGCTGGACATCGCCGAAACCACGGTGAAAGCCCACGTCTCGGCGATCCTGCGCAAGCTCAACGTGCATAACCGCGTGCAGGCGATTCTCAGTGCGGGGGATATCGATTTCGGGGCTTATTTGCGGCGCTGA
- a CDS encoding PQQ-dependent catabolism-associated CXXCW motif protein, with protein MPRLLAIVLLGLSLNVAQADTALFSAAGYRLTQYRSPTPATAEGAQTLDTQALQRLLGQTPAPVLIDVYRRPWVQGRFIDTEPHSNLPGSLWLANTGDGELDATWQDYFTFHLRKATAGRADQPLVFYCRSDCWLSWNAVKRAAAIGYKQVYWYRDGLDAWEAANLPLQAARPEPFP; from the coding sequence ATGCCCCGTTTGCTGGCGATTGTCTTGCTGGGCCTGTCGCTGAATGTCGCGCAGGCTGACACCGCGCTGTTTTCCGCAGCGGGTTATCGCCTCACTCAATACCGCAGCCCGACGCCTGCGACCGCCGAAGGTGCGCAAACCCTCGACACCCAAGCCTTGCAGCGTTTGCTTGGGCAAACGCCCGCTCCGGTGCTGATCGATGTCTATCGTCGCCCCTGGGTCCAGGGCCGTTTCATTGACACTGAGCCTCATTCCAATCTGCCCGGCAGCCTGTGGCTGGCCAATACCGGCGACGGCGAGCTGGATGCGACCTGGCAGGATTACTTCACTTTTCACTTGCGCAAAGCCACCGCCGGGCGCGCCGATCAACCGCTGGTCTTTTACTGCCGCTCCGATTGCTGGCTGAGCTGGAACGCGGTAAAACGCGCCGCGGCCATAGGCTATAAACAGGTGTATTGGTACCGCGACGGCCTCGACGCCTGGGAGGCGGCCAACCTGCCCCTGCAAGCGGCCCGCCCCGAACCCTTTCCTTGA
- a CDS encoding YVTN family beta-propeller repeat protein, with amino-acid sequence MRRTPFQPALFCQVLALGAALLIAGPATAGIAWVSNEKDNSLSLIDMQSLQVIDTLPVGQRPRGLLLSHDNRLLYICASDSDRVQVMDVATRKIIKELPSGKDPEQFALHPNDRWLYVSNEDDALVTVIDTQTSEVLGQIGVGVEPEGMAVSPDGKWAVNTSETTNMLHWIDTSTQTLADNTLVDQRPRFVEFNRDGTQLWASAEIGGTLTILDVATRQVLKTLTFKIKGVHPDKVQPVGIKLSADGALAFVALGPANHVAVIDAKTFEVLDYLLVGRRVWQLAFTPDQKQLLATNGVSGDVSVIDVQSRKVLKSVKVGRYPWGVVVTP; translated from the coding sequence ATGCGCCGCACGCCGTTTCAACCCGCTCTTTTCTGCCAGGTGCTCGCCCTCGGCGCCGCGCTGCTGATTGCCGGCCCTGCCACCGCTGGCATCGCCTGGGTCTCCAACGAAAAAGACAACAGCCTGAGCCTGATCGACATGCAGAGCCTGCAAGTCATCGACACCCTGCCGGTCGGCCAGCGCCCCCGGGGCCTGCTGCTGTCCCACGACAATCGCTTGCTGTACATCTGCGCCAGCGATTCGGACCGCGTCCAGGTCATGGACGTCGCCACCCGCAAGATCATCAAGGAACTGCCCTCCGGCAAGGACCCGGAGCAGTTTGCCTTGCACCCCAACGACCGCTGGCTCTATGTTTCCAACGAAGACGACGCCCTGGTCACGGTGATCGACACCCAGACCTCCGAAGTACTGGGCCAGATCGGCGTCGGCGTCGAGCCGGAAGGCATGGCCGTCAGCCCGGACGGCAAATGGGCGGTCAACACCAGCGAGACCACCAACATGCTGCACTGGATCGACACCAGTACCCAGACACTGGCGGACAACACCCTGGTGGACCAGCGCCCGCGCTTCGTTGAATTCAATCGCGACGGCACACAGCTCTGGGCCTCGGCGGAGATCGGCGGGACCTTGACCATTCTCGACGTTGCCACGCGCCAGGTCCTCAAGACCCTGACCTTCAAGATCAAAGGCGTGCACCCGGACAAAGTGCAGCCGGTGGGCATCAAGCTCAGTGCCGACGGCGCCCTGGCGTTCGTCGCCCTGGGCCCGGCTAATCACGTGGCGGTCATCGACGCGAAAACCTTCGAAGTCCTGGACTACCTGCTGGTGGGCCGACGGGTCTGGCAATTGGCGTTCACCCCGGACCAGAAACAATTGCTGGCGACCAATGGCGTCAGCGGCGACGTCTCGGTGATCGACGTGCAAAGCCGCAAGGTGCTCAAGTCAGTGAAGGTCGGGCGCTATCCCTGGGGCGTGGTGGTGACGCCATGA
- the exaA gene encoding quinoprotein ethanol dehydrogenase translates to MTIKTLPALSSLTVALLLAGSLALGPQANAAVTWEDIANDHLTTQDVLQYGMGTNAQRWSPLAQVNDKNVFKLTPAWSYSFGDEKQRGQESQAIVSDGVVYVTGSYSRVFALDARTGKRLWTYNHRLPDNIRPCCDVVNRGAAIYGDKIYFGTLDARVVALDKNTGKVVWNKKFGDHAGGYTMTGAPVLIKDKTSGKVLLIHGSSGDEFGVVGQLFARDPDTGEEVWMRPFVEGHMGRLNGKDSTPTGDVKAPSWPDDKTTETGKVEAWSHGGGAPWQSASFDPETNTIIVGAGNPGPWNTWARTSKDGNPHDYDSLYTSGQVGVDPSTGEVKWFYQHTPNDAWDFSGNNELVLFDYKDKDGKVVKATAHADRNGFFYVVDRNNGKLQNAFPFVDNITWASHIDLKSGRPVENPGQRPAKPLPGETKGKPVEVSPPFLGGKNWNPMAYSQDTGLFYVPGNHWKEEYWTEEVSYKKGSAYLGMGFRIKRMYDDHVGSLRAMNPTTGKVVWEHKEPLPLWAGVLATKGNLVFTGTGDGFFKAFDAKTGKELWKFQTGSGIVSPPVTWEQDGEQYIGVTVGYGGAVPLWGGDMAELTKPVAQGGSFWVFKIPSWDKATAKQ, encoded by the coding sequence ATGACAATAAAAACGCTACCTGCCCTCTCCTCCCTGACCGTCGCCTTGCTGCTGGCCGGCAGCCTGGCCCTGGGCCCGCAGGCGAACGCCGCCGTCACCTGGGAAGACATCGCCAACGACCACCTGACCACCCAGGACGTGCTGCAATACGGCATGGGCACCAACGCCCAGCGCTGGAGTCCGCTGGCCCAGGTCAATGACAAAAACGTGTTCAAGCTCACGCCGGCCTGGTCGTATTCGTTTGGCGACGAAAAGCAGCGCGGCCAGGAATCCCAGGCCATCGTCAGTGACGGTGTGGTGTACGTGACGGGTTCCTATTCGCGGGTATTCGCCCTCGACGCCAGGACCGGCAAGCGCCTGTGGACCTATAACCATCGTCTGCCGGACAACATTCGCCCGTGCTGCGACGTGGTTAACCGCGGCGCGGCGATCTATGGCGACAAGATCTATTTCGGGACGCTGGACGCGCGGGTGGTCGCCCTGGACAAGAACACCGGCAAGGTGGTGTGGAACAAGAAGTTCGGCGATCACGCCGGCGGTTACACCATGACCGGCGCCCCGGTGCTGATCAAGGACAAGACCAGCGGCAAGGTGCTGCTGATCCACGGCAGTTCCGGCGACGAGTTCGGCGTGGTCGGGCAACTGTTCGCCCGCGACCCGGACACTGGCGAAGAAGTCTGGATGCGCCCGTTTGTCGAAGGCCACATGGGCCGCCTCAATGGCAAGGACAGCACGCCGACCGGCGACGTCAAGGCCCCGTCCTGGCCTGACGACAAGACCACCGAGACCGGCAAGGTCGAAGCGTGGAGCCACGGCGGCGGCGCGCCTTGGCAGAGCGCCAGTTTCGATCCCGAGACCAACACCATTATCGTCGGCGCAGGCAACCCCGGCCCATGGAACACCTGGGCGCGCACGTCCAAGGACGGCAACCCCCACGATTACGACAGCCTCTACACCTCCGGCCAAGTCGGTGTCGACCCAAGCACTGGCGAAGTGAAGTGGTTCTACCAACACACCCCCAACGACGCCTGGGATTTCTCCGGCAACAACGAGTTGGTGCTGTTCGACTACAAGGACAAGGACGGCAAAGTGGTGAAAGCCACCGCCCACGCCGACCGCAACGGGTTCTTCTACGTGGTGGACCGCAACAACGGCAAGCTGCAGAACGCCTTCCCCTTTGTCGACAACATCACCTGGGCCAGCCACATTGACCTCAAGTCCGGTCGTCCGGTGGAGAATCCCGGCCAGCGTCCGGCCAAGCCATTGCCCGGCGAGACCAAAGGCAAACCGGTGGAGGTCTCGCCGCCCTTCCTCGGTGGCAAGAACTGGAACCCCATGGCCTACAGCCAGGACACCGGCTTGTTCTACGTCCCCGGCAACCACTGGAAAGAGGAGTACTGGACCGAAGAAGTGAGCTACAAAAAAGGCTCGGCCTACCTCGGCATGGGCTTTCGCATCAAGCGCATGTACGACGATCACGTCGGAAGCCTGCGGGCGATGAATCCCACCACCGGCAAAGTCGTATGGGAGCACAAGGAGCCACTGCCACTGTGGGCCGGCGTGCTCGCCACCAAGGGCAACCTGGTGTTCACCGGCACCGGCGACGGCTTCTTCAAGGCCTTCGATGCGAAAACCGGCAAGGAGCTGTGGAAGTTCCAGACCGGCAGCGGCATCGTTTCCCCGCCTGTCACCTGGGAGCAGGACGGCGAGCAATACATCGGCGTGACCGTCGGTTATGGCGGCGCCGTGCCGCTGTGGGGCGGCGACATGGCCGAGCTGACCAAACCGGTCGCCCAAGGTGGGTCGTTCTGGGTGTTCAAGATTCCGAGTTGGGATAAGGCGACGGCCAAGCAATAA
- the pedF gene encoding cytochrome c-550 PedF — MTTKRNAIIASALLIGLAGAGSVWAHGNVVPQAVETQGLTPIKDTNLPLDADGWAAQNPYRNAPERDKAVEIGASAYNQNCAACHGLEAKSGGIAPDLRMLDAAEAGDEWFVERVRHGAVRDGRVYMPKMADYLSQEALWAVRTYLDSVHVEE, encoded by the coding sequence ATGACAACAAAACGCAACGCCATCATCGCTTCCGCATTGCTGATAGGGCTGGCTGGCGCAGGCTCGGTATGGGCTCACGGCAACGTAGTGCCCCAGGCAGTGGAAACCCAAGGGCTGACTCCCATCAAGGACACCAACCTGCCATTGGACGCCGATGGGTGGGCCGCGCAGAACCCGTATCGCAATGCTCCCGAGCGAGACAAAGCCGTGGAAATCGGTGCCTCGGCCTATAACCAGAACTGCGCCGCTTGCCATGGCCTGGAAGCCAAGTCCGGCGGGATCGCCCCGGACCTGCGCATGCTCGACGCCGCCGAGGCCGGTGATGAGTGGTTCGTGGAGCGCGTGCGTCACGGCGCGGTGCGCGACGGCCGGGTCTACATGCCAAAAATGGCCGATTACTTGAGCCAGGAAGCCTTGTGGGCGGTGCGCACGTACCTTGACAGCGTGCACGTCGAGGAGTGA
- a CDS encoding HAMP domain-containing sensor histidine kinase — protein MSALWRINLWVTIFFALVTLACATLLLHQAMADVKRELQSAESVVHYLSETAQRDPASLQSRLTGSLRHVRVRWLAPGETSPAVEDGMKAWAGRRLLADGPAAQVVNLDDGRRAWIAVDPRDEIDEILDSLAQLLGVCAMALLVSLLVIRWAVRRGMRLLDELLHALHQVSAGDLQVNLPAGGVSEAQRLAEHFNRMTAALAQTRADNTRLTQALLAVQEKERTQLAQTLHDDLGQYVAGIRAQACLLRLVIDQPLVLERAASELEEHCNHLQQGFRALVHDLYPVVLQHLPLCEAIGMLARQWQDSQGIACQLRIDGVLPSLSAPNNVHLYRLLQEALTNIARHAGAGQVRIRIQHRTGRLRLLVRDNGCGATQPARPGVGLHSMAERARSLGGELRIISRPGAGWALALNIALEV, from the coding sequence ATGTCAGCCCTCTGGCGAATCAATCTTTGGGTCACGATTTTTTTCGCCCTGGTTACCCTGGCGTGCGCAACGCTGCTGTTGCACCAGGCCATGGCCGATGTGAAACGCGAATTGCAATCGGCCGAGTCGGTGGTGCACTACCTGAGCGAAACCGCCCAGCGCGACCCGGCCAGCCTTCAGTCACGACTCACCGGCAGCCTGCGTCACGTGCGGGTGCGCTGGTTGGCGCCAGGGGAGACGTCCCCAGCGGTCGAGGACGGGATGAAAGCCTGGGCAGGGCGGCGGTTATTGGCCGACGGCCCCGCTGCTCAAGTGGTGAACCTGGATGACGGCCGTCGGGCCTGGATTGCCGTGGATCCTCGGGATGAAATCGACGAGATCCTCGACTCCCTGGCGCAACTGCTCGGGGTCTGCGCGATGGCCTTGCTGGTCAGCCTGTTGGTGATCCGCTGGGCGGTGCGCCGGGGTATGCGTTTGCTTGATGAATTGCTGCATGCGCTGCATCAAGTGTCCGCCGGGGACCTGCAGGTGAACTTGCCGGCCGGAGGCGTCTCGGAGGCCCAGCGGCTGGCGGAGCATTTCAACCGGATGACCGCCGCCCTGGCCCAGACCCGAGCGGATAACACCCGGCTGACCCAGGCGTTGTTGGCGGTGCAGGAGAAGGAGCGCACGCAACTGGCGCAGACTCTTCACGATGACCTCGGCCAGTACGTGGCGGGCATCCGCGCGCAGGCCTGCCTGCTGCGGCTGGTGATCGATCAGCCGCTGGTACTTGAGCGCGCGGCCAGTGAGCTGGAAGAGCACTGCAATCATTTGCAGCAGGGCTTTCGCGCGTTGGTGCACGACTTGTACCCCGTGGTGCTGCAGCACCTGCCGCTGTGCGAGGCGATCGGGATGTTGGCGCGGCAATGGCAGGATAGCCAGGGCATCGCCTGCCAATTGCGGATCGATGGCGTGCTGCCGTCGTTGTCCGCACCGAACAATGTCCACCTGTATCGCCTGTTACAGGAAGCACTGACCAACATCGCCCGGCATGCCGGAGCCGGCCAGGTACGGATCCGGATTCAGCACCGCACGGGGCGTTTACGACTGCTGGTTCGCGATAACGGCTGTGGCGCGACGCAACCGGCCCGGCCGGGCGTGGGCCTGCATTCGATGGCCGAACGGGCGCGAAGCCTGGGCGGTGAGCTGCGCATCATCAGTCGACCTGGCGCCGGATGGGCGCTGGCCTTGAATATTGCGCTGGAGGTGTGA
- a CDS encoding ABC transporter ATP-binding protein encodes MNALQVSDLDFAYGTREALRQMSFSLPAGRFAALLGPNGAGKSTLIALLTRLYDVQRGTVHVGGHSLQTSPRQALRQLGVVFQQSTLDLDLSIDQNLRYHLALQGISRRQGGVRVDAELARQQLTERRHERVRDLNGGHRRRVEIARALLHEPQLLLLDEPSVGLDPASRQALGEHIRQLCREQGISVLWTTHLLDEVQPSDDLLIVHQGRLVASGRAEEVSLGHGGSLGSAFTRLTAGGAAR; translated from the coding sequence ATGAACGCGCTGCAAGTCAGTGACCTGGACTTCGCCTACGGTACCCGGGAAGCCTTGCGCCAGATGAGTTTCAGCCTGCCCGCCGGGCGTTTCGCCGCGCTGCTGGGGCCCAACGGGGCTGGCAAGTCGACGCTGATTGCGCTGCTGACGCGGCTCTACGATGTGCAGCGCGGCACGGTCCATGTCGGCGGCCATTCGCTGCAAACCTCGCCCCGCCAGGCCCTGCGCCAGTTGGGTGTGGTGTTCCAGCAAAGCACGCTTGACCTGGACCTGAGCATTGACCAGAACCTGCGTTATCACCTCGCGCTGCAGGGTATTTCGCGACGCCAGGGCGGCGTCCGGGTCGATGCCGAACTGGCCCGCCAGCAGTTGACCGAGCGGCGCCATGAACGGGTCCGCGACCTCAACGGCGGGCATCGCCGCCGGGTAGAGATCGCCCGCGCGCTGCTCCATGAACCGCAACTGTTGCTGCTGGACGAACCGAGCGTCGGCCTCGACCCGGCCAGTCGCCAGGCCCTGGGCGAACATATTCGCCAGCTGTGTCGCGAACAAGGCATCAGCGTGCTCTGGACCACCCATCTGCTGGACGAAGTGCAGCCCAGCGACGACTTGCTGATCGTCCACCAGGGAAGGCTGGTCGCCAGCGGTCGCGCCGAGGAGGTAAGCCTTGGGCATGGTGGCAGCCTCGGCTCGGCCTTCACTCGCTTGACCGCCGGGGGAGCCGCGCGATGA
- a CDS encoding ABC transporter substrate-binding protein, with protein sequence MRRLVSYALVSLLAATTVQAGDAVPLQVRIGYLGYQPDAGPLLSNVIAEPADAGLRGAELAIIDSNSTGRFLKHDYRLESTSVDSPQALLEAARAQHEQGLRLFVVNAPAASLRQLSAALPDSLLFNAGSPDDSLRSTDCLSNVLHSLPDRATLADALIQFSVVRKWQRALLIVGQKPEDQAYASALRRAMKRFGMKIVAEKAWHFDNDQRRSAQADMPLFTQTAEYDVVLVADERGDFGEYVPYQTWYPRPVAGTQGLTPTGWHKTVETYGAAQLQKRFEALAGRWMNDRDFAAWIAVRSIAAAVSKLRQDDPLAIRQLALSDQLPLDGFKGRKLSYRPWNGQLRQPIALVQPRALVSTSPQDGFLHPFNEMDSLGYDQPEVSCRYP encoded by the coding sequence ATGCGCCGGCTCGTCAGTTACGCCTTGGTATCCCTGCTGGCAGCGACCACTGTGCAAGCCGGCGATGCCGTGCCGTTGCAAGTGCGCATCGGCTACCTCGGCTATCAGCCCGACGCTGGCCCGCTGTTGTCCAACGTGATCGCCGAGCCTGCCGATGCCGGGCTGCGCGGGGCCGAGCTGGCGATCATCGACAGCAACAGCACGGGGCGTTTCCTCAAGCATGACTATCGCCTCGAAAGCACCAGCGTCGACAGTCCCCAAGCCCTGCTCGAGGCCGCTCGCGCCCAGCATGAGCAAGGCCTGCGCCTGTTTGTGGTCAATGCGCCGGCGGCGAGCCTGCGCCAACTCAGCGCCGCCCTGCCCGACAGCCTGCTGTTCAACGCCGGCAGCCCCGATGACAGCCTGCGCAGCACCGACTGCCTGAGCAACGTGCTGCACAGCCTGCCCGACCGGGCGACGCTGGCCGATGCGCTGATCCAGTTCAGCGTCGTGCGCAAATGGCAACGGGCCTTGCTGATCGTCGGCCAGAAGCCTGAAGACCAGGCCTACGCCAGCGCCCTGCGCCGGGCCATGAAACGCTTCGGCATGAAGATCGTCGCCGAGAAGGCTTGGCACTTCGACAACGACCAGCGGCGCAGCGCCCAGGCCGACATGCCGCTGTTCACCCAGACCGCCGAGTACGACGTGGTGCTGGTGGCCGACGAGCGTGGCGACTTCGGCGAATATGTGCCTTACCAGACGTGGTATCCACGCCCAGTAGCCGGTACTCAGGGCCTGACGCCCACCGGCTGGCACAAGACCGTCGAGACCTACGGCGCGGCGCAGTTGCAAAAACGCTTCGAAGCCCTCGCCGGGCGCTGGATGAACGATCGCGACTTTGCTGCCTGGATCGCCGTGCGCAGCATCGCCGCCGCCGTCAGCAAGCTGCGCCAGGACGACCCGCTCGCCATCCGCCAACTGGCCCTCAGCGACCAACTGCCCCTGGACGGGTTCAAGGGCCGCAAGCTCAGCTATCGGCCCTGGAACGGCCAGTTGCGCCAACCCATTGCGCTGGTGCAGCCAAGGGCCTTGGTCAGCACCTCGCCCCAGGACGGCTTCCTGCACCCCTTCAACGAAATGGACAGCCTCGGCTACGACCAGCCTGAAGTGAGCTGCCGCTACCCCTGA
- a CDS encoding pentapeptide repeat-containing protein: protein MKYLSFVLLLVGTQAHAETPDVPLTINGCVIAEASQCPGADLRGANLANQDLRKMNLSGADLRDADLRHARLDLANLEKAQLQGANLNRANLQQSNLRLADFSGATLKAIQGWGLFAQGAQFQRADLSGAYLQFARLSGARLHAANLQAADLEMAWLSKADLKGADLRDANLQEVKLGESNLEQANLNGSRQHYGNFQDANMQGCTGCPTTWDR, encoded by the coding sequence ATGAAATATCTGTCTTTTGTGCTGTTGCTCGTCGGTACCCAGGCCCACGCCGAGACCCCCGACGTTCCACTGACGATCAATGGCTGCGTCATCGCCGAAGCCAGCCAATGCCCCGGCGCCGACCTGCGGGGGGCGAACCTGGCGAACCAGGACCTGCGCAAGATGAATCTCAGCGGCGCCGACCTGCGCGATGCCGACTTGCGTCACGCCCGGCTGGACCTGGCCAACCTGGAGAAAGCCCAGCTGCAAGGCGCCAACCTGAACCGAGCAAACCTGCAACAGAGCAACCTGCGCCTGGCGGACTTCAGCGGTGCGACGCTCAAGGCAATCCAGGGCTGGGGCCTGTTTGCCCAGGGCGCGCAATTCCAGCGGGCCGACCTAAGCGGCGCCTATTTGCAGTTCGCCCGCTTGTCCGGCGCCCGGCTCCACGCTGCCAACCTGCAAGCCGCCGACCTGGAAATGGCTTGGCTGAGCAAAGCCGACCTCAAGGGCGCGGACCTGCGCGATGCCAATCTGCAGGAAGTGAAGCTTGGCGAAAGCAACCTCGAACAGGCCAACCTCAATGGCTCTCGCCAGCATTATGGGAATTTCCAGGATGCGAACATGCAGGGTTGCACCGGTTGCCCGACGACTTGGGATCGCTGA